In Glandiceps talaboti chromosome 16, keGlaTala1.1, whole genome shotgun sequence, a single window of DNA contains:
- the LOC144447696 gene encoding acid-sensing ion channel 1C-like, protein MPEMSLRTFALDVADVHGLKHIAKPGCGILRRTIWMIFFLAAVVFALYEITLCVIYFAERHHVTKMEVNYTTTIDFPAVTICNVNKYRESALTVDDVAHVGIHLGIVDENYDIINSHLYTDDFINRMNAINWSSLAIDDDYYNMTNLTYRTGHQAEDMILQCEFSGQECSIDNFTHVFTHHGNCYTFNKWIEGVSHLTSTRAGAGNGLKLTLNIESEEYTPSNDLDGDSMDAGIKILVHPRNEPPFVKELGFAAPPGFHSFVSIKKESIYGLPAPYGECLKDGVIKYYDHYSLTACRIELETKAVEEYCGCRLVEQPVDYVNGLIDIGEECRDPCDIEDYPHSVTLTKLRENFLQKSFESTHNMTEAYIVENVVAISIFYEALNMQTITQLPDTDIIVLISQVGGNLGLCVGASILTIIQLFEFIFDYLAALCCRSNKTKVGAPPVTDSTELPVTDAWTSKTELGVTPVSQ, encoded by the exons ATGCCAGAAATGAGTTTGCGGACGTTCGCCCTTGACGTTGCTGATGTTCATGGTTTGAAGCATATCGCTAAACCTGGTTGTGGTATTCTAAGACGAACCATATGGATGATATTTTTTCTAGCGGCAGTTGTATTCGCGTTATATGAAATAACACTATGTGTAATATACTTCGCTGAACGTCACCATGTTACGAAAATGGAAGTTAACTACACAACGACGATAGATTTTCCGGCTGTCACGATTTGTAATGTTAATAAATATCGGGAGTCAGCTCTTACTGTTGACGATGTAGCCCATGTTGGAATACATTTAG GGATAGTGGatgaaaattatgatattataaatTCTCATCTGTATACCGATGACTTTATAAATCGAATGAACGCTATCAACTGGTCATCACTGGCAATTGACGACGACTACTATAATATGACCAACCTGACATACAGAACTGGACATCAAGCTGAAGATATGATTCTACAG TGTGAATTCTCCGGTCAGGAGTGCTCTATTGACAACTTCACACATGTCTTTACTCACCATGGCAACTGTTATACCTTCAATAAATGGATAGAAGGAGTATCCCACCTGACATCTACTAGAGCTGGAGCAG GCAATGGACTAAAGCTAACATTGAACATTGAAAGTGAAGAGTACACTCCATCGAACGACTTAGACGGTGACTCGATGGATGCCGGTATTAAAATATTAGTTCATCCAAGGAATGAGCCTCCATTCGTCAAAGAACTTGGCTTTGCCGCTCCACCTGGATTCCACTCTTTCGTATCAATTAAAAAGGAGTCG ATTTATGGACTGCCTGCCCCGTATGGAGAATGCTTGAAGGACGGTGTGATTAAGTATTATGATCATTACTCACTGACGGCTTGCCGTATTGAGTTGGAAACCAAGGCTGTGGAAGAATATTGTGGGTGTCGACTTGTAGAACAGCCAG TTGACTATGTCAATGGTTTGATAGACATCGGTGAGGAATGCCGGGATCCATGCGATATCGAAGATTACCCACATTCAGTCACTTTGACCAAATTAAGAGAAAATTTCTTGCAGAAGTCATTTGAGAGTACACACAATATGACAGAAGCATACATTGT TGAAAATGTGGTCGCAATTTCGATTTTCTACGAGGCACTAAACATGCAAACTATAACCCAACTTCCCGACACAGATATTATTGTTTTAATCA GTCAGGTCGGTGGAAATTTGGGACTTTGTGTTGGTGCCAGTATCTTGACTATCATTCAGCTTTTTGAATTTATCTTTGATTACTTAGCGGCACTATGTTGCagatcaaataaaacaaaggtCGGAGCACCTCCTGTGACGGATTCAACCGAACTGCCAGTGACTGATGCCTGGACAAGTAAAACAGAGCTTGGAGTTACACCAGTGTCTCAGTAA